The Sphingomonas sinipercae genome contains a region encoding:
- a CDS encoding Hpt domain-containing protein, whose amino-acid sequence MTGAQDIVDWVHFERSRSELGPGFIRILGYFREDGVKSIAQIEDAMREQNTAALVLPAHTLKGEARQLGAEPLAKIAELIESTARFCIETRAFPDELVKDVVELRHLFEQTIDLFDKATNPLQSRVRPNGFGRKVGNQDFGRI is encoded by the coding sequence GTGACCGGCGCGCAGGATATCGTCGATTGGGTGCATTTCGAACGCAGCCGGTCGGAGCTTGGACCGGGCTTCATCCGGATCCTTGGCTATTTCCGCGAGGACGGGGTCAAGTCGATCGCGCAGATCGAGGACGCAATGCGTGAGCAGAACACCGCCGCGCTCGTCCTTCCCGCACATACGCTCAAAGGCGAAGCCCGCCAGCTTGGCGCCGAGCCGCTGGCCAAGATCGCCGAGCTGATCGAAAGCACAGCCCGCTTCTGCATCGAAACGCGCGCTTTCCCGGATGAATTGGTGAAGGACGTGGTCGAGCTCCGCCACTTGTTCGAACAGACCATCGACCTGTTCGACAAGGCGACCAACCCGCTGCAATCGCGGGTCCGGCCGAACGGGTTCGGGCGCAAAGTCGGCAACCAGGATTTCGGCCGGATCTAG
- a CDS encoding tetratricopeptide repeat protein, which yields MVQTPDAPNEAFLREVDENLRRDQARDFAQRYGKWLIAAAVLLLAVTGGYLYWQEHKQKQTEAQSEELAAIYTDIGAGKAVPAKARLQALEDSHSDVIRALTLLTEAAIALEGNDRATALAKYRAVTDADVPQPYRDLALVRATAIEFDTIKPEEVVARLEPLSKPGEPWFASAGEMTALAYLKQGRKAQAGKLFAAIVGDSQAPASARSRASQIAGTLGVDASAALAAAN from the coding sequence TTGGTCCAAACCCCCGACGCACCGAACGAAGCATTCCTTCGCGAGGTCGATGAAAATCTCCGCCGCGACCAGGCCCGCGATTTTGCCCAGCGCTACGGCAAGTGGCTGATCGCCGCGGCCGTGCTGCTCCTCGCCGTGACCGGCGGGTACCTGTATTGGCAGGAGCATAAGCAAAAGCAGACCGAAGCGCAGTCCGAAGAACTGGCGGCGATTTACACCGACATCGGCGCCGGAAAGGCCGTGCCGGCCAAGGCACGGTTGCAGGCGCTGGAAGATTCGCACAGCGACGTCATCCGCGCACTCACCTTGCTGACCGAGGCCGCCATCGCGCTCGAAGGCAACGATCGAGCGACGGCGCTGGCCAAATATCGCGCGGTTACCGACGCCGACGTTCCCCAGCCCTATCGCGACCTGGCCCTGGTGCGCGCGACGGCCATCGAATTCGACACCATTAAGCCCGAAGAGGTGGTCGCTCGGCTGGAGCCTTTGAGCAAGCCGGGCGAGCCGTGGTTCGCGAGCGCTGGCGAGATGACTGCCCTCGCTTACCTCAAGCAGGGGCGCAAGGCGCAGGCAGGCAAGCTGTTCGCGGCGATCGTCGGCGACAGCCAGGCGCCGGCAAGCGCGCGCAGCCGGGCATCGCAAATCGCAGGCACATTGGGCGTCGACGCCAGCGCGGCGTTGGCAGCCGCCAATTAA
- the der gene encoding ribosome biogenesis GTPase Der — MPQPTVAIVGRPNVGKSTLFNRLVGKRVALVDDRPGVTRDRREGDAKLLGLEFKVIDTAGYEDEEVASLPGRMRQQTEAAVRAADVAMFLFDAREGVTPMDEEIARWLRAEDTPVVLVGNKAESGAASAGLMEAYSIGFGEPVAISAEHGEGVVDLFEALRPFVEREVEDEEPGFGDDEGGPLKIAIMGRPNAGKSTLVNRMVGEERMITGPEAGITRDSISLDWEWQDQEGTKHAIRLVDTAGLRKRAKVIDKLERLSGADARRAMEHAELVVLLLDATRGLEAQDLRIAELVIEEGRSLIIAINKWDVAENASSLFNGIKAALEEGLSQLKGVVVMTVSAKTGKGIDQLLGAAFELREQWSRRVGTGELNRWFEAAVENNPPPAPSGKRIKLRYITQVKSRPPAFVVFGTRVDMLPESYRRYLLNSMRRDLNLGPIPLRLTMRASKNPYEGQRNQDHARRGSGR; from the coding sequence ATGCCGCAACCCACCGTCGCCATCGTCGGCCGTCCCAATGTCGGCAAATCGACGCTGTTCAACCGCCTGGTCGGCAAGCGCGTCGCGTTGGTCGACGACCGCCCCGGTGTGACTCGCGACCGGCGCGAGGGCGATGCCAAGCTGCTGGGCCTGGAATTCAAGGTCATCGACACCGCCGGGTACGAGGATGAGGAAGTTGCCAGCCTACCCGGCCGGATGCGCCAGCAAACCGAAGCCGCGGTCCGCGCCGCCGACGTCGCCATGTTCCTGTTCGATGCGCGCGAAGGCGTTACCCCGATGGACGAGGAAATCGCCCGCTGGCTCCGCGCGGAAGACACGCCGGTCGTGCTGGTCGGAAACAAGGCCGAAAGCGGAGCCGCCTCAGCCGGCCTGATGGAGGCTTATTCGATCGGCTTCGGCGAGCCTGTCGCGATCAGCGCCGAACATGGCGAAGGCGTCGTCGATCTGTTCGAAGCGCTGCGCCCGTTCGTCGAGCGCGAGGTAGAGGACGAGGAGCCGGGCTTCGGCGACGACGAGGGCGGGCCGCTCAAGATCGCGATCATGGGGCGCCCGAACGCCGGCAAGTCGACCTTGGTCAACCGAATGGTCGGCGAAGAACGGATGATTACCGGTCCGGAAGCCGGAATCACGCGCGATTCCATCTCCCTCGATTGGGAGTGGCAGGACCAGGAGGGCACCAAGCACGCGATTCGGCTGGTCGACACCGCCGGACTGCGCAAGCGCGCCAAGGTCATCGACAAGCTCGAGCGGCTGTCCGGCGCCGATGCGCGGCGGGCGATGGAGCATGCCGAACTGGTCGTATTGCTGCTGGATGCGACGCGGGGCCTGGAAGCGCAGGATTTGCGGATTGCCGAGCTGGTGATCGAGGAAGGCCGCTCGCTGATCATCGCCATCAATAAATGGGACGTGGCCGAAAACGCATCGTCCCTGTTCAATGGAATCAAGGCGGCGCTTGAGGAGGGACTGTCCCAGCTCAAGGGCGTCGTGGTGATGACCGTCTCCGCCAAGACCGGCAAGGGCATCGACCAGTTGCTTGGCGCGGCCTTCGAGCTTCGCGAGCAATGGTCGCGGCGCGTCGGTACCGGCGAACTCAATCGCTGGTTCGAAGCCGCGGTCGAGAACAATCCCCCGCCCGCGCCAAGCGGCAAGAGGATCAAGCTGCGCTACATCACGCAGGTCAAAAGCCGGCCACCCGCGTTCGTGGTCTTCGGCACCCGGGTCGACATGCTGCCCGAAAGCTATCGCCGTTACCTGCTCAATTCGATGCGCCGCGACCTTAACCTCGGCCCGATCCCGTTGCGGCTGACGATGCGGGCGTCGAAGAACCCCTACGAAGGCCAGCGCAACCAGGATCACGCGCGGCGCGGCAGCGGACGCTAA
- the bfr gene encoding bacterioferritin: MQGDQRVIELLNEALKNELTAINQYWLHYRMLDNWGVKKLAAYEREESIDEMKHADRIAERILFLDALPNFQALGRLRIGQNVEEVLRADMEAEMEGAKLYRDLVAHAETVRDYVTRDLAREILADEEGHIDFLETQFEMIERMGLPNYIQLQSEQANA, encoded by the coding sequence ATGCAAGGCGACCAACGGGTTATCGAACTGCTCAACGAAGCGCTCAAGAACGAACTGACCGCGATCAACCAATATTGGCTGCACTATCGGATGCTCGACAATTGGGGCGTCAAGAAGCTCGCCGCATATGAGCGGGAAGAGTCGATCGACGAGATGAAGCACGCCGACCGGATCGCCGAACGAATCCTGTTCCTGGATGCGCTTCCCAATTTCCAGGCGCTCGGCCGCTTACGCATCGGGCAGAATGTCGAAGAAGTTCTCCGCGCCGACATGGAGGCGGAGATGGAGGGCGCGAAGCTTTACCGCGACCTGGTTGCCCATGCCGAAACGGTGCGCGATTACGTCACCCGCGATCTCGCCCGCGAAATCCTCGCCGATGAGGAAGGGCACATCGATTTCCTGGAAACCCAGTTCGAAATGATCGAGCGGATGGGCCTGCCCAATTATATCCAGCTTCAGTCGGAGCAGGCGAACGCGTAA
- a CDS encoding PQQ-like beta-propeller repeat protein, translating into MMYSKQMKLAVILAAALAASGCSVLKKKTPTTPVLGQRVAVLATELDVSVDPATAALPMALPEPVANAEWTQSGGNSAKAMGHVALPAALSEAWSVSIGRGTSLTARLAASPIIAAGRVYTIDTTAVVSAFDAKTGGLVWRGQFGTEKGNSTSLFGGGIAFDNGRVYATNGLGFVAAFDANSGRIAWQVRPGGPLRGSPTVANGSVYVMSQDNQLYSLKVEDGATNWSAAASLEVAGVFGTASPAYAQGTIVGGFSSGELNAYRYENGRVVWQDALARTSIRTSVSSLSDVDADPVIDRGQVIAIGQGGRMVALEFTTGQRMWELNLAGLSTPWVAGDWVFVVTDDARVMAIARNNGKIRWITQLPEFRRAKSKRGLVSYVGPILAGGRLILAGSTGGIIFLDPTNGALLGQSALKSSISLSPVVAGGTLYILDDTGRLHALR; encoded by the coding sequence ATGATGTATTCGAAACAGATGAAGCTTGCCGTCATTCTCGCGGCCGCGCTCGCCGCAAGCGGCTGCAGCGTGCTGAAGAAGAAGACGCCGACGACGCCGGTGCTCGGCCAGCGGGTGGCGGTCCTGGCGACCGAACTGGACGTCAGCGTCGATCCGGCGACCGCGGCATTGCCGATGGCGCTGCCGGAACCGGTGGCGAACGCCGAATGGACCCAGTCGGGCGGCAATTCGGCCAAGGCGATGGGTCATGTCGCATTGCCCGCCGCACTCAGCGAGGCCTGGTCGGTTTCGATCGGGCGCGGCACCAGCCTGACCGCCCGCCTCGCGGCTTCGCCGATCATCGCTGCTGGCCGCGTGTACACCATCGATACGACCGCGGTCGTCAGTGCATTCGATGCAAAGACGGGCGGACTGGTCTGGCGCGGCCAGTTCGGTACGGAAAAGGGCAACAGCACGTCGCTGTTCGGTGGCGGCATCGCTTTCGACAATGGCCGGGTTTACGCGACCAACGGGCTCGGCTTCGTCGCCGCCTTCGACGCCAACAGTGGCCGCATCGCCTGGCAGGTTCGTCCCGGCGGACCGCTGCGCGGATCGCCGACGGTCGCCAACGGCTCCGTTTATGTGATGAGCCAGGACAACCAGCTCTATTCGCTCAAGGTGGAAGACGGCGCGACCAACTGGTCCGCGGCTGCCTCACTTGAAGTTGCCGGCGTGTTCGGGACCGCGTCCCCGGCCTACGCGCAGGGCACGATCGTCGGCGGCTTTTCGTCGGGCGAGCTCAATGCTTACCGGTATGAGAACGGCCGGGTCGTCTGGCAGGACGCGCTCGCCCGGACCAGCATCCGGACAAGCGTGTCGTCCTTGTCCGACGTCGACGCCGACCCGGTCATCGACCGCGGCCAGGTCATCGCCATCGGCCAGGGCGGGCGCATGGTGGCGCTGGAATTCACCACCGGCCAGCGGATGTGGGAGCTTAACCTTGCCGGTCTTTCGACCCCCTGGGTCGCGGGCGACTGGGTGTTCGTGGTGACCGACGATGCGCGGGTGATGGCGATCGCCCGCAACAACGGCAAGATTCGCTGGATCACCCAGCTGCCGGAGTTTCGTCGGGCCAAATCGAAGCGCGGCCTGGTCAGCTATGTCGGCCCGATCCTGGCTGGCGGACGCCTGATCCTGGCAGGATCGACCGGCGGGATCATCTTCCTCGATCCGACCAATGGCGCCTTGCTTGGCCAGAGCGCATTGAAGTCGTCGATCAGCCTTTCGCCGGTCGTTGCGGGCGGCACGCTGTACATTCTCGACGACACGGGGCGTCTGCACGCGCTCCGCTAA
- a CDS encoding DUF418 domain-containing protein, with amino-acid sequence MTARANDRIVTLDVIRGVAVMGIFSVNVVAFAMIEAAYFNPPVYGFDGLADRIMWFANFVLVDGKMRSLFSMLFGASLLLVAERADRSGQSAASVHYRRMAVLLLFGLAHFYFVWFGDILTTYAIVGMLAFAFWRAPAANLALLALITYVAAFVISVGEATGFAAHVASAQASGDPSAIGYYGPTAQAIQNDLTVHSSYGAFVADTTGRRLWNPVDIVETLFPETLALMLLGMAGYRSGFLTGAWSMRTYKRIAAIGLTLGIIAGMGLAAWVWIGGFRLPWTVTALETWSMPLHPLMALSYAALIVWLASNRGRVAMRFAAVGRAAFTNYLGTSLVAAAIFNGWGLGLYGQLSRAEAWLLVPIFWAAMLAWSKPWLDRFSYGPFEWLWRSLSRGRPQPMRKPALAV; translated from the coding sequence ATGACCGCGCGCGCGAACGATCGCATCGTCACCCTCGACGTCATCCGCGGAGTGGCGGTGATGGGCATCTTCTCGGTCAACGTCGTCGCCTTCGCGATGATCGAAGCTGCCTACTTCAACCCGCCGGTCTACGGCTTTGACGGGCTTGCCGACCGCATCATGTGGTTCGCCAATTTCGTGCTTGTCGACGGCAAGATGCGCAGCCTGTTCTCGATGCTGTTCGGAGCATCGCTGCTGCTGGTCGCCGAACGTGCCGACCGCTCCGGCCAGTCCGCGGCCTCGGTGCATTACCGGCGGATGGCGGTGCTGCTGCTGTTCGGCCTCGCCCATTTCTATTTTGTCTGGTTCGGCGACATCCTGACGACCTACGCGATCGTCGGCATGCTCGCCTTCGCCTTCTGGCGGGCTCCGGCGGCGAATCTCGCTCTCCTGGCGTTGATTACCTACGTCGCCGCCTTCGTCATCTCGGTCGGAGAGGCGACCGGATTCGCGGCGCATGTCGCTTCCGCGCAGGCATCGGGCGACCCAAGCGCGATCGGCTATTACGGCCCCACCGCGCAGGCCATCCAGAACGACCTTACGGTGCATTCCAGCTACGGCGCCTTCGTTGCCGATACGACCGGGCGCAGGCTGTGGAATCCGGTCGACATTGTCGAAACACTGTTCCCGGAAACGCTGGCGCTGATGCTGCTTGGAATGGCGGGCTATCGGTCCGGATTCCTGACCGGCGCCTGGTCGATGCGAACCTACAAGCGGATCGCCGCGATCGGCCTCACGCTCGGGATCATCGCCGGCATGGGCCTTGCCGCATGGGTATGGATCGGCGGCTTCAGGCTGCCTTGGACCGTCACCGCCCTGGAAACCTGGTCGATGCCGCTGCATCCGCTGATGGCGCTGAGCTATGCGGCGCTGATCGTGTGGCTCGCCAGCAACCGCGGCCGGGTCGCAATGCGTTTCGCGGCCGTGGGACGCGCCGCCTTCACCAATTACCTCGGCACCAGCTTGGTCGCCGCAGCAATCTTCAACGGGTGGGGCCTTGGCCTTTACGGACAGCTTTCGCGCGCCGAGGCCTGGTTGCTGGTGCCGATCTTCTGGGCAGCGATGCTGGCCTGGTCGAAGCCGTGGCTCGACCGCTTCAGTTACGGACCGTTCGAGTGGCTTTGGCGCAGCCTGTCGCGCGGACGGCCACAGCCGATGCGAAAGCCAGCCCTTGCCGTCTAG
- a CDS encoding (2Fe-2S)-binding protein, which translates to MIVCICNAIAEDEVRAAARAGAPCPKSAYAHLGCEAQCGTCLCYAQEIIDEERTQLLRVDAVAA; encoded by the coding sequence ATGATCGTCTGTATCTGCAATGCCATTGCCGAAGACGAAGTGCGCGCCGCCGCCCGGGCCGGTGCGCCCTGCCCGAAGAGCGCCTATGCGCATCTCGGCTGCGAAGCCCAATGCGGCACCTGCCTCTGCTACGCGCAGGAGATCATCGACGAAGAACGGACACAGCTGTTGAGGGTCGACGCAGTCGCCGCTTAA
- the purL gene encoding phosphoribosylformylglycinamidine synthase subunit PurL, which produces MITPEIVAEHGLNPEEYDRLLKALGREPNLVELGIFSVMWSEHCSYKSSRVHLKKLPTEAPWVICGPGENAGVIDIGDGDAAIFKMESHNHPSYIEPYQGAATGVGGILRDVFTMGARPIANLNALRFGRPEHPKMRHLISGVVHGIGGYGNCVGVPTVGGEVNFDEAYDGNILVNAMTVGVARTDKIFYSAATGIGNPIVYVGSKTGRDGIHGATMASADFDENSDEKRPTVQVGDPFTEKLLIEACLELMATDAIVAIQDMGAAGLTSSSVEMASKGGAGIRLDMNKVPCREDGMTPYEMMLSESQERMLMVLKPGREAEAEKIFRKWELDFAVIGEVTDTGHMVLEWNGEVVCDIPLDPLADEAPLYERPYMSTDEYRAWAQVKPLEGVPECADVAADLLKLMASPALASRRWIWEQYDSRVGADTVQPPGGDAAVVRVHGTAKALAMTTDCTPRYCFADPYEGGKQAIAEAYRNLSAVGARPLAVTNCLNFGNPQRPEIMHQFVECLRGMGDACRALDFPIVSGNVSLYNESKATGGGSAILPTPAIGGVGLLDDWAKSATIGFKGTGDVLVVIGLRGGHIGQSLWLREIHGRKDGAPPPIDLDWERRTGDFIREHVKAGALTAVHDVADGGLAVAIAEMALAGNIGALVQPSGPGNAAKQFFAEDQGLYVATIDDGHLLSVLTGADAAGIPIEPIGRTAGQRLIFELADSDACVTLADLRAAHEGFFPKLMGADAALA; this is translated from the coding sequence ATGATCACCCCTGAAATCGTCGCCGAGCACGGGCTTAACCCGGAAGAGTACGACCGCCTGCTCAAAGCCCTCGGCCGTGAGCCGAACCTGGTCGAGCTGGGCATCTTCTCGGTGATGTGGTCGGAGCATTGTTCCTACAAATCCTCGCGCGTGCACCTGAAGAAGCTGCCGACCGAGGCGCCGTGGGTAATCTGCGGCCCCGGCGAAAATGCCGGCGTCATCGACATCGGCGACGGCGACGCGGCCATCTTCAAGATGGAGAGCCACAACCACCCCTCCTACATCGAACCCTACCAGGGTGCGGCGACAGGCGTCGGAGGCATCCTTCGCGACGTTTTCACCATGGGCGCGCGGCCGATCGCGAACTTGAACGCGCTGCGCTTCGGCCGGCCCGAACATCCGAAGATGCGACACCTGATCAGCGGCGTCGTCCACGGCATCGGCGGCTACGGCAATTGCGTCGGCGTCCCGACCGTCGGGGGCGAGGTCAATTTCGACGAAGCCTATGACGGCAATATCCTGGTCAACGCCATGACGGTCGGCGTCGCCAGGACCGACAAGATTTTCTATTCGGCGGCGACCGGCATCGGCAATCCCATCGTTTACGTCGGCTCGAAGACCGGCCGCGACGGCATCCACGGCGCGACCATGGCCAGCGCCGACTTCGACGAGAATAGCGACGAGAAGCGGCCGACGGTGCAGGTCGGCGACCCGTTCACCGAAAAATTGCTGATCGAAGCCTGCCTGGAGCTGATGGCGACCGACGCGATCGTCGCCATCCAGGACATGGGCGCGGCCGGCCTCACCTCCTCGTCGGTCGAAATGGCGTCCAAGGGCGGCGCTGGAATCCGGCTCGACATGAACAAGGTGCCGTGCCGCGAAGACGGCATGACGCCCTATGAGATGATGCTGTCCGAAAGCCAGGAGCGGATGCTCATGGTCTTGAAGCCCGGCCGAGAGGCCGAGGCGGAAAAGATTTTCCGCAAATGGGAGCTCGACTTCGCGGTCATCGGCGAAGTCACCGACACCGGCCACATGGTGCTGGAATGGAACGGCGAGGTGGTCTGCGACATCCCGCTCGACCCGCTCGCCGACGAAGCGCCGCTCTACGAACGGCCGTACATGAGCACCGACGAATATAGGGCGTGGGCGCAGGTAAAGCCGCTAGAGGGTGTGCCCGAATGCGCGGATGTCGCCGCCGACCTGTTGAAGCTGATGGCTTCGCCCGCGCTCGCGTCACGCCGCTGGATCTGGGAGCAATATGACAGCCGCGTCGGCGCGGACACGGTGCAGCCGCCGGGCGGCGACGCGGCGGTGGTGCGCGTCCATGGCACGGCCAAGGCGCTGGCGATGACCACCGACTGCACCCCGCGTTACTGCTTCGCCGACCCCTATGAAGGCGGCAAGCAGGCCATCGCCGAAGCCTATCGCAACCTGAGCGCCGTCGGGGCCAGGCCGCTGGCCGTCACCAACTGCCTCAACTTCGGCAATCCGCAGCGGCCGGAAATCATGCACCAGTTCGTCGAGTGCCTGCGCGGCATGGGCGACGCCTGCCGCGCCCTCGACTTCCCGATCGTCAGCGGCAACGTCAGCCTCTACAACGAAAGCAAGGCGACCGGTGGTGGCAGCGCCATCCTTCCCACGCCGGCGATCGGCGGCGTCGGCCTTCTCGACGACTGGGCAAAAAGCGCGACCATCGGGTTCAAGGGCACCGGCGACGTGCTGGTCGTCATCGGGCTTCGCGGCGGCCACATCGGCCAGTCGCTGTGGCTGCGCGAAATCCATGGCCGCAAGGACGGCGCGCCGCCGCCGATCGATCTCGATTGGGAACGCCGCACCGGCGATTTCATCCGCGAACACGTCAAGGCCGGCGCGCTGACCGCTGTCCACGACGTCGCCGACGGCGGCCTTGCAGTTGCAATCGCGGAAATGGCGCTGGCCGGGAACATCGGCGCACTGGTCCAGCCATCGGGACCGGGCAATGCCGCCAAGCAGTTTTTCGCGGAAGACCAGGGGTTATACGTCGCCACCATCGACGATGGCCACCTGCTGAGCGTCCTGACCGGTGCGGACGCGGCTGGAATCCCGATCGAGCCGATCGGGCGAACCGCCGGGCAACGCCTGATCTTCGAATTGGCCGACAGCGATGCGTGCGTCACGCTCGCCGACCTCCGGGCCGCGCACGAAGGGTTCTTCCCCAAGCTCATGGGTGCCGACGCCGCCCTCGCCTAG